A genomic window from Leptolyngbya sp. BL0902 includes:
- a CDS encoding IS4 family transposase: MRESLSVNIRAMSRNRAEQVGYYRFLENQNVSVSELVRSAADHCQQQVAGRHVLAISDSSEINLQAQAKHLKPEDVGVVGNHRDIGFFVHPTLVADAESGFPLGLSAIQRWHRDPKRPDKHQRHYPQLPIEEKESYKWLRSAEDSRVPLMAGDAVCVTHVGDRESDIYEEWVRVPDAHTHLLVRACRNRRLHDKSTMLYETLAQQPVEGTYAVEVLADPRGHRESREAWLAVRFTPVTLRRPRKVDAHDYPELVSLYAVEAKEVTPPAGVKPIHWRLLTTHPVTTVEQALQVIQWYRWRWQIEQFFALLKRVGLDLESTRLESVKAIERLTILALMVTLRLLQLKTGRADESLSASVTFSEPQQQCLEQLMPTLQGRTRKQQNPFSPGSLPWATWLIARLGGWSGYRSQPPPGIRTLSQGLRKFEAIFEGWSLAQSSVVCT, from the coding sequence ATGCGTGAGTCGCTATCGGTGAACATCCGGGCGATGAGCCGCAACCGAGCGGAACAGGTAGGGTACTATCGCTTTCTGGAGAATCAGAATGTGAGCGTCTCAGAACTGGTCAGGAGTGCCGCAGACCACTGCCAGCAACAGGTGGCGGGGCGTCATGTGTTGGCTATCAGCGACAGTAGCGAAATTAACTTGCAGGCTCAGGCGAAGCATCTCAAGCCTGAGGACGTCGGGGTGGTCGGCAATCATCGTGATATCGGGTTTTTCGTCCATCCGACCCTAGTGGCCGATGCGGAGAGTGGCTTTCCCTTGGGCTTGAGTGCGATTCAACGATGGCATCGTGACCCGAAACGACCCGACAAACATCAGCGGCACTATCCTCAGTTGCCGATTGAGGAGAAAGAATCCTATAAGTGGCTGCGCTCTGCCGAGGACAGTCGAGTCCCCTTGATGGCTGGGGATGCTGTGTGTGTGACCCATGTGGGTGACCGTGAGAGCGATATCTACGAAGAGTGGGTTCGGGTGCCTGATGCCCACACGCACCTGTTAGTGCGCGCTTGCCGTAACCGACGACTGCACGATAAGTCCACGATGCTCTACGAGACACTGGCTCAGCAACCCGTTGAGGGCACCTATGCCGTTGAGGTGCTGGCCGACCCTCGTGGTCACCGAGAGTCCCGTGAAGCTTGGCTAGCGGTGCGCTTTACGCCCGTTACCCTTCGCCGCCCCCGGAAGGTCGATGCCCACGACTATCCCGAATTGGTTTCCCTCTATGCCGTGGAGGCCAAAGAGGTCACGCCACCTGCCGGAGTCAAGCCCATTCATTGGCGCTTACTGACGACCCATCCCGTCACGACCGTGGAGCAAGCGTTACAAGTGATTCAGTGGTATCGGTGGCGCTGGCAGATTGAACAGTTCTTTGCGTTGCTTAAGCGAGTCGGCCTTGACCTTGAATCCACCCGCCTGGAGTCGGTTAAGGCCATTGAACGCCTCACCATCCTGGCCTTAATGGTGACCTTGAGGCTGCTCCAACTGAAAACCGGTCGAGCCGATGAATCTCTCTCCGCCTCGGTGACCTTTAGCGAACCGCAACAGCAATGCCTGGAGCAGTTGATGCCGACGTTGCAGGGGCGAACCCGAAAACAGCAGAATCCCTTCTCCCCAGGCTCCCTACCTTGGGCCACTTGGCTCATTGCACGCCTGGGGGGATGGTCGGGCTATCGCTCCCAACCGCCACCCGGCATTCGTACCTTGAGCCAAGGACTTAGAAAATTTGAGGCCATCTTTGAGGGATGGTCACTCGCCCAAAGCTCAGTTGTGTGTACTTAG
- the patD gene encoding heterocyst frequency control protein PatD, protein MSTAVQAFQSHLSTVSDLCQRANPNPRDLQGHFLTVQQLFQQQILPLGTDDAPNGPNLQPVLTEMSRTLRLIAMDVAFLQTARQPHTRHQRQHQMLTKLTQLEAFTTNLQQTLSQGQG, encoded by the coding sequence ATGTCTACCGCTGTCCAAGCCTTCCAGTCGCACCTATCCACCGTCAGCGACCTCTGCCAACGGGCCAACCCCAACCCCAGAGACCTCCAAGGCCACTTTCTGACGGTGCAGCAGCTTTTTCAGCAGCAGATTCTCCCCCTCGGCACCGATGACGCCCCCAACGGCCCCAATCTACAGCCCGTTCTAACCGAGATGAGCCGCACCCTACGCCTGATTGCCATGGATGTGGCCTTTCTGCAAACCGCCCGCCAGCCCCATACCCGCCACCAGCGCCAGCACCAAATGCTGACCAAGCTCACCCAACTGGAAGCCTTTACTACCAACCTTCAGCAAACCCTAAGCCAGGGCCAAGGCTAG
- a CDS encoding DUF3352 domain-containing protein → MKAKPLALAVGVALFVGGGALAFWALGRRSSLMQGLPAGANAIPSNAVVVASLSTDEGQWRRLRQFGTAETQAQFDQALVDWRDRLLTDAGLNFNADLRPWVGSEITLAVLPSDRPGASPLTDLEGSLASNVVVALPINNVGQAQQGLGNRLVQAEGIGDNPYRGITIQQMESGEGEPIYGAVLSPELALVSPQVALLRQSIDAFRDNQSVVERPGFTRAFEQVERSRALARLYVDVPSAVQALANTADPAIPASRLEALRTPRSLVAAVLVENQGVAIQAISWLDQGPVVFNTSNPADQMPQRLPASTLIMLSTGNFQQFWEDFKAGRQLSAAFPLRPEEIALGIQSSTGLVMEEDLVPWMGGEMTLGILEPPAPSGSDAPAMPNPALVMMVKASDRDAATAALNRLNAVMADRYRYRVETVDQGGVAITQWVAPFDSLTMAHGWLEGDVVFFTIGQGITDLIVPRPNRALATASAFQATTGRAPRPNNGHFFINLRDMATVENSLLLPPLPTEGLISAAALEAIGVTATVLSDRQVRYDITTTLRRGNRPGPLPAPAGAAAPEVEPSPDPEPSPEPAPEANPQ, encoded by the coding sequence TTGAAGGCAAAGCCGCTGGCGTTAGCCGTGGGGGTTGCCCTGTTTGTGGGGGGCGGGGCACTGGCCTTTTGGGCGCTGGGGCGTCGCAGCAGTCTGATGCAGGGGCTTCCGGCGGGGGCCAATGCCATCCCCAGCAATGCCGTTGTGGTGGCCTCCCTCTCCACCGACGAAGGCCAGTGGCGACGGCTGCGTCAGTTTGGCACCGCCGAAACCCAAGCCCAGTTTGACCAAGCCCTGGTGGACTGGCGAGATCGTCTCCTCACCGACGCAGGGCTGAATTTTAACGCCGATCTTCGCCCTTGGGTGGGGTCAGAAATTACCCTAGCTGTGCTGCCGTCAGATCGCCCTGGGGCCTCTCCCCTCACGGATCTTGAGGGATCCTTGGCCTCTAATGTGGTGGTGGCGCTGCCCATTAATAATGTTGGACAGGCCCAGCAGGGTTTAGGCAATCGCTTGGTGCAGGCGGAGGGCATTGGCGACAACCCCTATCGCGGCATCACCATTCAGCAGATGGAGAGCGGCGAGGGAGAACCGATCTACGGGGCGGTGCTGAGCCCGGAACTAGCCCTGGTTAGCCCCCAAGTGGCGCTACTGCGGCAGTCCATCGATGCTTTTCGGGATAATCAATCGGTGGTGGAACGGCCTGGATTTACGCGGGCCTTTGAGCAGGTGGAACGCTCCCGCGCCCTTGCCCGCCTCTATGTGGATGTGCCCTCGGCGGTGCAGGCGTTGGCCAATACCGCCGATCCCGCCATTCCCGCCAGTCGGCTAGAGGCCCTGCGTACCCCTCGATCCTTGGTGGCGGCGGTGCTGGTGGAAAACCAAGGGGTCGCCATTCAGGCAATTAGCTGGCTGGATCAGGGGCCTGTGGTCTTCAACACCAGCAACCCGGCGGATCAGATGCCCCAGCGCCTCCCGGCCAGCACTCTGATTATGCTGTCCACCGGAAACTTCCAGCAGTTTTGGGAAGATTTCAAGGCGGGAAGACAACTCTCGGCGGCCTTTCCCCTCCGGCCAGAGGAAATTGCCCTAGGCATCCAGTCCAGCACGGGCCTGGTGATGGAGGAAGACCTGGTGCCCTGGATGGGGGGCGAAATGACCCTAGGCATTCTAGAACCGCCAGCCCCCAGCGGCTCGGATGCCCCGGCCATGCCCAATCCGGCCCTGGTGATGATGGTGAAAGCCAGCGACCGAGACGCCGCCACCGCTGCCCTCAATCGACTGAATGCGGTGATGGCCGACCGCTACCGCTACCGCGTGGAAACCGTGGATCAGGGCGGTGTAGCCATCACCCAGTGGGTGGCCCCCTTCGATTCCCTCACCATGGCCCACGGCTGGCTGGAGGGAGATGTGGTCTTTTTCACCATTGGGCAGGGCATCACGGATTTGATTGTGCCCCGGCCCAACCGGGCGTTGGCCACCGCTTCCGCCTTCCAAGCCACCACCGGACGGGCTCCTCGGCCCAACAATGGCCACTTTTTTATCAACCTGCGGGACATGGCCACGGTGGAAAATAGCCTGCTGCTGCCCCCGCTGCCCACCGAAGGCTTGATCAGTGCCGCTGCCCTAGAGGCCATTGGTGTCACCGCCACGGTGCTGAGCGACCGCCAAGTGCGCTACGACATCACCACCACCCTGCGCCGAGGCAACCGCCCAGGGCCACTACCCGCCCCCGCCGGAGCCGCCGCCCCAGAGGTCGAACCCAGCCCAGACCCCGAACCATCCCCAGAACCCGCTCCAGAGGCCAACCCCCAATAA
- a CDS encoding DUF3611 family protein, with translation MSFLNLKSTNPSPEDIARWCRWLGWTGLVMQAMLGFIPLLVVVTRIFTGQQIGRFGWGLWLAMACLLLLLFSIYWCFRYTRIAARLVLAERRPSKPAVKRAIKLGLLSNLAIVTLATVIALWQVSAMTLRLLSVPQGATVIAPNAAVPAAAALITPSNMITIYAMISTIAAGLVGLIVALLLIYLIGRHRVSQDSF, from the coding sequence ATGAGCTTCTTAAATCTGAAATCCACAAACCCCAGCCCCGAAGATATTGCCCGCTGGTGCCGTTGGTTGGGCTGGACGGGCCTGGTGATGCAGGCAATGTTGGGCTTTATTCCGTTGCTGGTGGTGGTCACGCGCATCTTTACGGGGCAACAGATTGGCCGTTTTGGCTGGGGGCTGTGGTTGGCCATGGCGTGCTTGCTCTTGCTGCTGTTCAGCATTTACTGGTGCTTCCGCTATACCCGCATCGCGGCCCGCCTGGTACTAGCCGAGCGGCGTCCCTCCAAGCCAGCGGTGAAGCGTGCCATCAAACTGGGGCTGCTCTCCAACCTCGCCATTGTCACCCTGGCCACCGTCATTGCCCTTTGGCAGGTGAGCGCCATGACCCTGCGCCTGTTATCGGTTCCTCAAGGGGCTACGGTGATTGCGCCCAATGCGGCGGTGCCTGCTGCTGCTGCCCTGATCACGCCCTCCAATATGATCACAATCTATGCCATGATCAGCACGATTGCGGCGGGGTTGGTGGGGTTAATAGTGGCGCTATTGCTGATTTATCTGATTGGTCGTCATCGTGTTTCCCAGGATTCCTTTTAG
- the ccsB gene encoding c-type cytochrome biogenesis protein CcsB produces MDLIALQGWLDNASFAVLFVTLLLYWCGVAFPQARLLPSLGTAGMAVGNLTIAALLIARWMEGGYFPMSNLYESLFALAWGITAMHLVAERMSRSPLVGAVTAPIAMAITAFATLTLPDNMQGSEPLVPALKSNWLMMHVSVMLISYAALLVGSLLAIAFLVVTRGQAVELKGSSVGTGSFRNLKVQRAKQAEAVALGSETANDVLLGSGGTAVIEKPAVLASQTVTLSPQRLTLADTLDNISYRMIGLGFPLLTIGIIAGAVWANEAWGSYWSWDPKETWALITWLVFAAYLHARITKGWQGRRPAILAATGFAVVWICYLGVNILGKGLHSYGWFF; encoded by the coding sequence ATGGATTTGATCGCGCTCCAGGGCTGGCTGGATAATGCCTCCTTTGCGGTGCTGTTTGTCACCCTACTGCTCTACTGGTGTGGCGTGGCGTTTCCCCAAGCCCGCCTCTTGCCCAGCCTCGGCACGGCAGGCATGGCCGTAGGCAACCTCACCATCGCCGCCCTGCTGATCGCCCGCTGGATGGAGGGGGGCTACTTCCCCATGAGCAACCTCTACGAGTCGTTGTTTGCTCTGGCCTGGGGTATCACCGCCATGCACCTAGTGGCGGAACGCATGAGCCGCAGCCCCCTGGTGGGGGCCGTCACCGCTCCCATCGCCATGGCCATCACCGCCTTTGCCACCCTCACTCTGCCCGACAATATGCAGGGGTCTGAGCCATTGGTGCCCGCCCTCAAATCCAACTGGCTGATGATGCACGTTAGCGTCATGCTGATTAGCTACGCCGCCCTGTTGGTGGGGTCGTTGCTGGCCATTGCTTTCCTTGTCGTCACCCGTGGCCAAGCGGTGGAACTGAAGGGGAGTTCCGTCGGCACGGGCAGCTTCCGCAACCTCAAGGTGCAGCGGGCCAAGCAAGCCGAGGCCGTTGCCCTGGGCAGCGAGACCGCCAACGATGTTCTCCTGGGCAGCGGTGGCACCGCAGTCATAGAAAAGCCTGCGGTACTCGCCAGCCAGACCGTCACCCTCTCGCCCCAGCGCCTCACCCTGGCCGACACCCTCGACAATATCAGCTATCGCATGATTGGCCTGGGCTTTCCGCTGCTCACCATCGGCATCATCGCCGGGGCCGTGTGGGCCAACGAAGCCTGGGGCTCCTACTGGAGCTGGGATCCCAAAGAAACCTGGGCGCTAATTACCTGGCTGGTGTTCGCCGCCTACCTCCATGCCCGCATCACCAAGGGCTGGCAAGGACGCCGCCCCGCTATCCTTGCTGCTACAGGGTTTGCGGTGGTTTGGATCTGCTACCTGGGGGTGAATATCCTCGGCAAAGGGCTGCACAGCTACGGCTGGTTTTTCTAG
- a CDS encoding SRPBCC domain-containing protein produces MPSLYSEVTIDAPRFAVWDALIRKEEWHRWNTFLYDCDPSRPIRPGGDILLALRRLEGEDETEFQPRILVVQPNRCLRWIAKVPGFRSEHVFELEDIGPNRTKYIHQERISGLLSRAFLPFIRRDEKEGIRRMTRQIKRYVEHDYRRQW; encoded by the coding sequence ATGCCCAGCCTCTACAGTGAAGTCACCATTGACGCGCCCCGGTTTGCCGTTTGGGATGCCCTGATTCGTAAAGAAGAATGGCATCGCTGGAATACCTTTCTCTACGACTGCGACCCCAGCCGCCCCATCCGTCCGGGCGGAGATATCCTTCTGGCCCTGCGCCGCCTAGAAGGGGAAGACGAAACCGAATTTCAACCCCGCATTTTGGTAGTCCAGCCCAACCGCTGTCTGCGCTGGATTGCCAAAGTGCCTGGATTCCGTAGCGAGCACGTCTTTGAGCTAGAAGACATCGGCCCTAACCGTACCAAATATATCCACCAAGAACGCATCTCTGGGCTGCTTTCCCGCGCTTTTCTGCCCTTCATCCGCCGCGACGAAAAGGAAGGCATCCGCCGCATGACTCGCCAAATCAAGCGCTATGTCGAGCACGATTATCGTCGCCAGTGGTGA
- a CDS encoding Uma2 family endonuclease, which yields MVLTAQQLADLMPDATQLDSDEPEMESSLHYAQLALLVACLEWLWRDRDDFFIGANLTIYFSREQLKNRDFRGPDFFLINQTQRHPRRSWVVWEEGGQYPDLIIELLSPATAKTDRSLKKQLYQDRFRTPEYFWFSPETLEFEGYRLVGQHYEPIAPSPTGQRWSEVLGLYLGVRDGVLRYFYPTGEPVPTPEEAAAAAIAQAEQAQVQARQAQERVARLAEQLRALGIEPEDG from the coding sequence ATGGTACTAACTGCTCAGCAACTGGCCGACTTAATGCCAGATGCTACCCAATTAGACAGTGATGAGCCGGAGATGGAAAGTTCGCTACACTACGCCCAATTGGCTTTATTGGTGGCCTGTCTAGAATGGCTTTGGCGAGATCGGGATGACTTTTTTATTGGGGCCAATCTCACCATTTACTTCAGCCGGGAGCAGCTTAAAAATCGGGATTTTCGTGGCCCTGACTTTTTCCTAATTAACCAGACCCAGCGGCATCCCCGTCGATCTTGGGTCGTGTGGGAAGAGGGTGGACAGTATCCTGACTTAATCATTGAGCTACTCTCTCCCGCCACCGCCAAAACTGACCGCAGCCTGAAAAAGCAGCTTTACCAAGATCGCTTTCGCACCCCAGAATATTTCTGGTTCTCCCCAGAAACCCTGGAATTTGAAGGTTATCGGCTGGTTGGCCAACACTACGAACCCATTGCGCCATCCCCCACAGGCCAGCGCTGGAGCGAGGTTTTGGGTCTTTACCTAGGTGTGCGAGATGGCGTGTTGCGCTATTTTTACCCCACTGGTGAGCCAGTTCCTACCCCAGAGGAAGCCGCCGCCGCCGCCATAGCCCAAGCGGAGCAAGCCCAGGTTCAGGCTAGGCAGGCCCAAGAGCGAGTCGCTCGTTTGGCAGAACAATTGCGGGCGCTGGGCATTGAACCGGAGGATGGGTGA
- a CDS encoding YihY/virulence factor BrkB family protein, protein MLSYVKTTVFPYLKNQVLPSRPVQLFLQTGLKWDRDNVPGMAAALSYYALFSMFPLLLVLLSIFGVLIGPNTEAFLMIQDVVERFLPVEVHELIKETVIALNRNSVGAGLVGFVLLLFMASTIFVILKRYVNQIWQSPSRVTEVGSPVKMVAFFIANKLSGFLLVFGTALLLVVSLLSNIIIKIILKTVNEFQALLPFIQVDEIQLTRGLQVSSSFFILSIAFCVLLKILPTVRVSWNDVWLAAIITASALVGLQQLVSNSVISIGSRFLSYGVIGSVMILMLWIFLTCQIFFFGCEFSYVYAHLFGSRRSRSLNE, encoded by the coding sequence ATGCTTTCCTACGTTAAAACTACGGTTTTCCCCTACTTAAAAAATCAAGTTCTGCCCTCACGGCCTGTTCAGTTATTTCTACAAACGGGGCTGAAGTGGGATCGAGATAATGTGCCTGGCATGGCAGCGGCGCTTTCGTACTATGCCCTCTTCTCAATGTTCCCACTGTTGTTAGTGCTGCTCAGTATCTTTGGTGTGCTGATTGGCCCTAATACGGAGGCTTTCCTGATGATTCAAGACGTTGTTGAGCGCTTTCTGCCCGTAGAAGTCCATGAGTTAATCAAAGAAACTGTCATTGCTCTAAACCGCAATAGTGTTGGTGCTGGTCTCGTCGGATTTGTGCTCTTGCTTTTTATGGCGAGCACAATTTTTGTCATTCTCAAACGCTATGTGAACCAAATTTGGCAATCTCCTAGTCGCGTTACGGAAGTAGGATCACCTGTGAAGATGGTTGCTTTCTTTATCGCTAACAAGCTGTCTGGATTCCTGCTCGTTTTTGGAACAGCACTGCTGTTAGTAGTGTCGCTACTCTCGAATATTATTATCAAAATTATCTTGAAAACCGTAAATGAGTTTCAGGCTCTCTTGCCATTTATTCAGGTGGATGAAATACAGCTTACGCGAGGATTGCAAGTGAGCTCATCCTTCTTTATTCTATCCATTGCCTTTTGTGTTCTGCTAAAAATTTTGCCAACCGTTCGTGTTAGTTGGAATGATGTTTGGCTGGCGGCAATTATCACCGCATCAGCTCTGGTTGGCTTGCAGCAGCTTGTGAGTAATAGCGTCATCTCGATTGGCAGTCGTTTCCTCTCCTATGGCGTCATTGGCAGCGTCATGATTTTGATGCTGTGGATATTTTTGACCTGCCAAATTTTCTTCTTCGGCTGCGAATTTTCCTATGTCTATGCCCATTTATTTGGGAGTCGCCGTTCCCGCTCTCTGAATGAGTAG
- a CDS encoding NAD-dependent malic enzyme: MAQLTPNSSYSLNLRLKIPNRAGMLARITQAIADAGGNLGDLTLISRSRHDVVRELHVDASGEDHVEAIVQAVKAVEDIEVLDICDRTFQIHEGGKISVESKLELNNQDDLAMAYTPGVGRVCLEIAEHPDRVFDLTIKGNTIAIVTDGSAVLGLGNLGPAGALPVMEGKALLFKKFAGLDAFPICLDTQDTDAIVTAVKQLAPVFGGVNLEDISAPRCFEIEARLRKELDIPVFHDDQHGTAIVTLAALMNALKLVNKTLPTVKVVINGAGAAGVAIAKLLQRAGASRIVLCDSKGILSHSRDDLNEQKREFAVEESGTLADAMAGADIFLGVSAPGVVSVAMVESMAKDPIVFAMANPIPEIQPELVADKVAVMATGRSDYPNQINNVLAFPGVLRGALDCRAREITPSMYLEAALAIADLVSPQDLNREHIIPSVFDDRVANAVASAVKHAARVDGVAVK; the protein is encoded by the coding sequence ATGGCACAACTCACCCCCAACTCTAGCTACAGCCTCAATTTGCGATTGAAAATTCCCAACCGGGCGGGGATGTTGGCCCGCATTACCCAGGCCATTGCCGATGCGGGGGGGAATCTTGGGGACTTAACCCTGATCAGCCGCAGCCGCCACGATGTAGTGCGCGAACTCCATGTGGATGCCTCCGGGGAAGACCATGTGGAAGCCATTGTGCAGGCGGTGAAAGCCGTTGAAGATATTGAAGTTCTAGACATTTGCGACCGCACCTTCCAAATCCACGAGGGCGGCAAAATTAGCGTGGAAAGCAAGCTGGAACTCAACAACCAGGACGACCTCGCCATGGCCTACACCCCTGGGGTGGGGCGGGTGTGCTTAGAAATTGCTGAGCATCCCGACCGTGTGTTTGACCTGACAATTAAGGGCAACACCATTGCCATCGTCACTGACGGTAGTGCCGTGCTGGGCCTGGGCAACCTTGGCCCCGCCGGAGCCCTGCCCGTGATGGAAGGCAAAGCCCTGCTGTTCAAAAAGTTTGCCGGACTGGATGCCTTTCCCATTTGTTTGGATACCCAGGACACCGATGCGATTGTGACCGCTGTGAAGCAGTTGGCCCCGGTGTTTGGCGGCGTCAACCTGGAGGACATCAGCGCTCCCCGCTGCTTTGAAATCGAGGCCCGCTTGCGGAAGGAACTGGATATTCCCGTCTTCCACGACGACCAGCACGGCACCGCCATCGTCACCCTCGCGGCGCTGATGAACGCCCTGAAGCTGGTGAACAAAACCCTGCCCACGGTCAAAGTGGTGATTAACGGGGCCGGAGCCGCCGGGGTGGCCATTGCCAAGCTGCTGCAACGGGCGGGGGCCAGCCGCATCGTCCTGTGCGATTCCAAGGGCATCCTCTCCCACAGTCGCGATGATCTCAATGAGCAAAAGCGGGAGTTTGCCGTTGAAGAATCCGGCACCCTAGCCGACGCCATGGCAGGGGCCGATATCTTCCTGGGCGTGAGTGCGCCGGGGGTAGTCTCGGTGGCGATGGTGGAATCGATGGCTAAGGATCCCATCGTCTTTGCCATGGCCAACCCGATTCCCGAAATCCAGCCGGAACTGGTGGCCGACAAAGTGGCGGTGATGGCCACCGGACGCAGCGACTACCCCAACCAAATCAACAACGTGCTGGCGTTTCCCGGTGTGTTGCGCGGTGCCCTCGACTGCCGCGCCCGCGAAATTACCCCCTCCATGTACCTAGAAGCGGCCTTGGCCATTGCCGATCTGGTCAGCCCCCAAGATCTCAACCGCGAACACATCATTCCCTCGGTGTTTGATGACCGGGTGGCCAATGCGGTGGCTTCTGCCGTCAAACACGCCGCCCGCGTGGATGGGGTGGCCGTTAAGTAG
- a CDS encoding LysR family transcriptional regulator: MIHATLHQLKVFEATARHGSFTRAAEELYLTQPTVSIQVKQLTKAVGLPLFEQIGKRLYLTQAGQKLLETCQEIFSGLDQFEMAISDLKGLKQGQLRLAVITTAKYFVPRLLGPFCQRFPGIDISLKVTNHQNIQERMANNDDDLYIISSPPEQPDLNIHPFLENPLVVIGPKDHPLAGKTKVPIQALNGEQFIMREPGSGTRHAVQKLFAEHNVDVKVRLELGSNEAIKQAIAGGLGVSVLSLHTIISEGTRGEFTILDIEHFPIERHWYVASLAGKQLSVVSQAFLTYLMEESHAMVEKCLPGISLTGHAISPVGLTLPAKLETAQGQARDRATVQATTN, encoded by the coding sequence TTGATCCACGCCACGCTACACCAGCTCAAAGTCTTTGAAGCCACCGCCCGCCACGGCAGCTTTACCCGCGCTGCGGAAGAACTCTACCTCACCCAGCCTACGGTATCCATTCAGGTGAAGCAACTCACCAAGGCGGTGGGGCTTCCCCTGTTTGAGCAAATTGGTAAGCGTCTCTATCTCACCCAGGCGGGCCAAAAGCTGCTGGAAACCTGCCAAGAAATCTTCAGCGGTCTAGATCAGTTTGAGATGGCCATCTCAGACCTGAAGGGGCTCAAGCAAGGCCAGCTTCGCCTTGCCGTCATTACCACCGCAAAATACTTTGTGCCGCGCCTGCTGGGGCCATTCTGTCAACGCTTCCCCGGCATTGATATCTCCCTCAAGGTGACGAATCACCAAAACATCCAGGAGCGCATGGCCAACAACGATGACGACCTCTACATCATCAGTTCGCCGCCAGAGCAGCCCGACCTGAATATCCATCCCTTTTTAGAGAATCCCCTGGTGGTGATTGGGCCGAAGGATCACCCCTTGGCAGGCAAAACCAAGGTGCCTATTCAGGCCCTCAATGGCGAACAATTCATCATGCGCGAACCTGGTTCTGGCACTCGCCACGCAGTGCAAAAACTGTTTGCCGAGCACAATGTAGACGTGAAAGTGCGCCTAGAACTGGGCAGCAATGAAGCCATTAAGCAGGCGATTGCAGGCGGGCTGGGGGTGTCGGTGTTGTCCCTCCACACCATCATTTCCGAGGGCACCAGGGGCGAATTCACCATCCTCGACATCGAGCATTTCCCCATTGAACGCCATTGGTATGTGGCCAGTTTGGCGGGTAAGCAATTGTCCGTTGTTTCCCAAGCCTTCCTCACCTACCTGATGGAAGAAAGTCATGCCATGGTTGAAAAATGCCTCCCTGGCATCAGCCTCACGGGCCATGCGATTTCTCCCGTCGGTCTTACCCTGCCCGCCAAACTGGAAACGGCCCAAGGACAAGCACGGGATCGCGCCACTGTTCAAGCCACGACAAACTAG